Genomic segment of Cytobacillus suaedae:
GGAATGGATATTTTATTTGCCAACCCGGGGGTAAGATCTGATTCATGAATTATAACAGGTATGCTGTTCAACCTTGCACCAATTACCACTGGAACAGAGACAAAGCCACCTTTTGAAAATATAACATCTGGCTTAATCTTAGAAAGAATGCTCTTCGCCTGAAATATTCCTTTTAGCACTTTTAACGGGTCTTTAAAATTCTTAACATCAAAATACCTTCTTAACTTTCCAGTTGGTATTGGATAATACGATACTTGATTTTGTTTTGAAATTAACTCACGTTCAATTCCATTCTCTGATCCAATATAGCTGACATCCCAGCCAAGTTCGAGAAATTTTGGAATCAATGCAAGGTTAACTGTCACATGGCCAGCAGAGCCTCCACCCGTAAAAACAATTCGTTTTTTCACCAACTCACCCACTTTTTTACTACTTATTTTTTATGGCAGTTATAATAAAGCGATGGCATGTACTCTTGAAAGGACCATTATTTAAAATGAAGTCATGAGCCTTATGTAAATGATCCTTATAGTTTTCAACTGAAAAATCAGGAACTTGCCAAGGGATCGCTTTTAGGTAATAAATGATTGCCCCCACATCTTGAAAACTCGTATATACCTTATCTTCATGTGCCATCTGTATGGATAATCCAACTTCATCACATTCTTTTAGAGCATACTCCAAGTTCCAATAGCTATATTCACTTTCAGGTCCATTAAACCATTCATTGAATTCCTTATCATTTTCCCCACCAACCTGTTGGGTAATGAAAACTCCGCCTGGTTTTAGAATTCGCATGATTTCTTTTGGAGAATAAGCTTCATGCCTATTTATAATTAAATCAAAGGTATCGTTTTCGAATGGAAGTGAATTGTCATCAATCACCTGGAATACTTTAATCCCAAGTGGTTCTAATCTATCTTTAGCAATTTGCACATTAGGCTCATAACCTTCAGTAGCGCAAGTAAAGGTTGGTAAGTCACTAAGTGATGATAAATATTCTCCCCCACCGGTTCCCATATCTAGTAGAGAGGTTGAATGTTTGATTGCTTTTTGTATGAGATCTGTATAATCCCAGCTTATTGGGGAGTCTTTCATTCTTCCATTACTAGTAATATATGAAAAATCCCATCCTTCAAATACCTTTTCTGACTCTTTAAGATAGTGTTCAAATGATTGGTTCATGGTTGTTCTCCTTTAAAATAAGTTTATGCAGTATTCGACTGTTGATTTCTGCTGCAGGCACTCACTTTCCGCGGGGAATTATGAAAAAGCCCAATTACCGGCTTTTTCAAAGGCGAATTCCCATCGGGCGGTCCGTGAGCCTCCTCGGCGCTATGCGCCTGTGGGGTCTCACTTTGACGAGCTACTCCCGCAGGAGTCTCGTGCCTTCCGCAGAAATCAACATAGTATTAAAAATATTATTAGGACTACTAAAGTCATCTCAAAATATCATAAATTATTCCAATAGTAACACAAAAAATCCCCATTTAGGGGATTTTTTCCTACATTGTTACCTCTTCTAATTCTTCGATTCTTTTCTCTAAATAACGAATGTCTTTTCTTGCATGGAAGGTTTCAGCTTTTTCTACGATTGCCATTGTATTGTACTCAGGAATTTTTGCGTATTTTTCATATACCCCTTTAGGAATTAATACATTCCCCTCTGGCCAATACACAGCGATGTTTCCTTCCTTTGTATTATCAATTTTTGCACGACCTTGTAAGGTTCCATTTTGATTATAAACAACGATTGCGTCACCATTTTTAATAGTTAACTTTCTAGCATCTTCAGAATTTATGATAATATCATAACGATCTGCATTATTAAATGGATCCGTACTAGAATAGATCATCGAGTTGAATTGTTTTCCTCTTCTTGTCGTTACATTAAAATGACCTTCCGTTTTGCGTAGCTCTGGTAATTCGATGGGAAGTAAATTTCCTTTGCCATCAGCTGTTGGGCAAACGCCACCCTCGCATAACCAAGCGCCACCCCATTGGAAAACATCTCCTCTGTTTTTCAACTTTTGGATTCCATTATAGTTTCGATTCGCTACAGCAATCTCGTTTCTAATTTCTTGGGTATTTTTAAAATTAATGAGGTGTTGTTTCTCAGGATAACACCTTTTCGCTAATTCAACATAAATTTCCCATTCAGCCCTTGCTTCCTTTATTCTAGGGCCTTTAATTTCTGGACTAAAATAAACCATCCGTTCCGTACTAGTCGATGTTCCTCCACCAGGTTGTTCATATCTTGTCATCGCTGGAAGGATGATCACTTCTTCCTTGGCGTCTAAAAGGGTAGATGTATTGAAGATTATGTCTTGGTGTACCCTTAACTCCACATTTTCAAGTGCTTCTTTTATAAAGTCTGGGTTAGGCATTGTTTCTACAAAGTTTCCTCCACTTGTATAAAAGACTTTAATTTTACTAGGATGATTTGGCTCCAGCACCATGTTTTCAATCGTATTACCAATCGGATCGCCTTGCCATCTCGGAATTTGAAAGCCCCAAATCTCTTCAATTCTTTTCCTATTTTCTTCATCAAAATCACTTCCAGGTAGGACAAATGGATCTGCTCCCATTTCACCAGCACCTTGTACACCACTGTGACCTCTAATAGGCATAACCCCACATTTCTCACGGCCAATAAACCCTCTCAGCATGGCAAGATTCGCAACTTGAGAGATATTATCCGTTCCAAATCGGTGCTGTGTTAAGCCCATGCTCCAGATAAACACACCAGATTTAGAGTTTGCTAAGAGACTAGCGAACTCTATGATTCTGTCCTTTGTTAGGCCTGACGATTTCTCAATTTCCGACCACTTCTGTTTTCGTATATGATATTTTAAATCCATGAATCCCTTCGTATGTTTATTAACGAAGGCATGATCTATAGCAGAACCTCTTGATTCTTCTTCCATGTCAAACCAATGCTTCATGACTCCATTCATAAAGGCAATATCTCCACCAATATTGACCTGATACGTGTCATCAACGAGTTTCGTTCCAAATAAGGCACTCTCTGGAATCGAAGGAATCCAATACTTCTCCATCGATGGCTCTGCATATGGGTTTATCATGATGATTTTCGTACCCGCTTTTTTAGCTGCATACATATATTTTGTTGATACTGGCTGATTATTGGCTGCTACAGAACCCCAAAATACTAAAACATCTGTGCCGATCCAGTCTTTGTAATTACAGCTAGAAGCACCAATGCCAAGTGAACGCTTTAAGGCCGTTTTACTAGGTGAATGACAAATACGTGAGGCATTATCAATGTGATTCGTTCCTAGAAATCTAGCGACCTTTGCTGCAGCATAATAGGACTCATTTGTGATTCCACGTGAAGTTAAATAGAAGGCAAGTTGTTTAGGGTCGACACTTCTTATTTTTTTGGCAATTCGACTTAGTGCTTCATCCCAAGTAATTCTCGTGAACTCATTCTCCCCTTTTTTCCTAGACAATGGGTAAGGAATTCTCCCTAGTTTTCTAAGTTCCGTACTTGATAGTTTCTTTAACTCTTCTAATCTAGTAAACCACTTTGGATCAATACTAGACATCGTATTTAACCGTAAGACATTTAATCTTGTCGTACAAATATGTGGGCCAAGCAAGGTTTGATCCTGCAACCCAGATACTCCAAGAGCACAACCATCACATACACCTTGTGTTAAAATACGGTAGGCATATGGAAGATTGTCTTTGTTTTCAATTGCTACTTTCACTGTATCTTTAATATGGTGTGGTTTTACCTTGCCAACTCCCATAGGTGCTAAACTTGCCCATAATGATGGCTTAATTGACTTATCCAGCTTAACTGGTCCTGTATGTTTTGTATCTCCCATGATATAACCCCCTACATGGTAAAAATATATGTACATTTTGTTACAATTAATACTAACATGAAAGCGGTTACACCAACAACGGAAAAGTTACTTCTTACTCTTCTTCGTCCATAAATAATAGATGATTAAAATCAATAATAAGAAAAGCCCATAAAAAACCAGTCCATAAACTAAATCCCCAACTGAAGAGAATAAACGGTCACCAACATATGCATACAACACCATTCCGGGCAACTTGCCTATAATTGATGCAATTGTATATGTTGCAAGGTTTATTTTGATTAACCCAGAATAAATATTGACGACAGGGGGTGGTACAATCGGAATTAGTCTTGTAAAAAGAATGGCCATAAACGCATTTCGTGTGATTAGTTCATTAAATTTGGTTATACCCTTAAATCGCTTCAAATAACTTGTGAAGTATTCAGAAAAACCATATCTAGCTAACAGATAAATAATAACGGATGCTGCCACTGTACCAAACCAGTTAATCGAAGCACCAATTACAAGACCATACTTACTTCCCATTAGCCCTGAAAATACACTAAATGGAATCACTGGAATTACACCAAAAAGAGTGGACAATAAAAACATTAGTGGCAGTAATGATGGATCACTTTCTGAAATCCAATCTAAAATTACCTTATGGTTGGTATAGACAAAGTAAAGTAAACCCAAGTAAATCGCAATAAAAGATAGTGTTTTTTTCATGTCCACACTCCTGCTAGCTAATCATCAATACTAATTTTAGACATTAAAGGTAAATGATCAGATGCCACCGGATCAATAGTTACTACTTTAGATTCTACTAGAGCTATTTCATCATTTATAAATATATAATCCAACTTTTTACGAGGCTTGTTGGCCGGATACGTATTCCCACATTCACTTTCTGAGGTATCTTTCAAAATCTTTGTTAGATATGAATGATTTCTACTTTTAGGATTCATGTTAAAGTCACCCATAATAATCACATTGCTTTTCTTTTGAATGATCTTTTCAATGTCTTTAATCTGCTTTCGTTGTAAAAGAGGATTAATACTTAAATGGGTTACAAATGCCGAAACTACTTTCCCAAAGACTTCAAGATTTACTTCTAATAGCCCTCTTGGTTCAGCCAAATAAGGATGTGAGAAAAGCAGGTGGTTTTTATCGCTTATCACGTTAAATCTAGATAATATGACATTTCCATACTCTCCTACCGTTCTATCACGCTTTTTTCTACTGATTACTGGGCCAAAAACATAATCCATTTCAAGTAGTTCTGCTAAGATTGCCGCTTGATTAAGAAATTGACTCCGTTTCCCAAATGAAACATCTACCTCGTTTAAACCAATAATGTCTGCTTTGCTCCTTTTAATAATGTTCGCAATGCGCTCTAGATTTACTCGTTTATCTAACCCTTTACCATGATGAATATTAAAAGTAAGTACATTCAGTTCCATATCCCACTCTTCCTTTTACTGAATTATTCCTTTCCTCCTAAATAAATGAAAGTCATTGTTGTCATACTAAGGATAGATTAGTGAAACTGTTTTCTAATGATAAGATTAGATTGGTGGAGTTATAAGGATGATTAGAGCTTCTATTATTATTGCAGTTATTGTAGTCGCACTTATTTTGTTCATAGGAGCAAATATTAATGCTTCGGTCACAATTCAAGATACGTCAAAAGTTAATGAATACACACAATCAGATAACCAAAAGCCTGTTGTCCTGCTAATTGTCGATTCTCTCATGTCAGAGCCCCTAGAGCAGCTACTTTCTGAAGGCAAGGCACCAGCTCTATCGTTTCTCAAAGAGAATGGTCAATACTACCCCGACTTAATTAGCTCTTACCCTACTATGTCAGTGACAATTGACAGTTCTTTACTAACTGGTACATATGCTGATACACACAAACTACCAGGCCTGGTATGGTACAGCTCAGAGCAACAGCAGCTTTATAATTATGGTAGCGGTAGTAAGGAAGCGTTTAAATCAGGTCTAAGTGAGGTCTTGTTTAATAGTCTCTATACACTTAACAATGAACATTTAAGTAAAGGGGTTAAAACCATTTTTGAAGAATTCGAGGCTGAAGGAAGGTCTTCTGCAGCGATCAATGCCCTAATTTATCGAGGTAATGTAGAGCATACCTTTACCTTCCCAGAGGTTGCATCAATGATAAACGTTTTGCCTAAAGAAATAAAAACGATGGGCCCTCCTCTACTTTCTTATGGAAAAATCAATCAGTTTGACCCAGAAAATACAAATCTGAGTTCTTGGAAAAATGTAGGTTTTAATGATAAATTCTCCACAAATGAATATAAATTTTTAAAAAAACAAGGTACCCTTCCCTATTTCACCATGATCTATTATCCAGATTTAGATAAGATTATCCACGAAAAGGGACCAAATGATGTAAAGGGCATTGAAGACGTGGATAAGCAACTCCAATCCCTGTTAAATGCTTTTCCTTCATGGAACGATGCAATTGAGAATACTATTTGGATTATTATTGGAGATAGTGCACAGTCCAGTATAAACAAGGAGAAAAATGCACTAATTGATTTGCGGAATGTGTTTAATGATTATCGAATTGCAAAGTTAGGGATACCAATCACGAATGATGATCAAGTTGTGCTAGCTGTTAATGAGCGTATGGCATATATTTATGCAAACAACAATGACATCACCCTACAAGATTTAGCAAATCACTTGAAAGAAGATAAGAGGATTGATTTCTTTGCTTATATTGAAGAAGACAGGATAAGAGTCCACAATGTTGAAACAAATAAAAGTCTAACTTTTTCTTCAAGAGGAGACTTAGTGGATCAGTACGGTCAACCCTGGAGTGTTGCTGGAGATCTATCTGTATTAGATTTAAAGGTCCAAAATGGAACAATCACGTATGGAGATTACCCGGATGCATTAGCTCGTCTACATGGTGCACTATACTCACATAAAGGTAATTTCCTTGTCACAGATGCAAAACCTGGCTATGAATTTATAGCTGAAGGCTCTCCAACTCATCTTGGTGGTGCAGGACACGGTTCTTTGCATAAAGTAGACTCAATTTCACCAATGATCATTGCTGGTACAGATCAAACTCCAAAAACAAATCGACTTGTAGATTTAAAAGGCTTTATCATGTCATTAACAAAAAAACAGTAACGATTGTATTGAATCGTTACTGTTAACATAAAGATTTTAATGAAAATAAGTGATTATATGTAGTGCTCGCCAAATAATCACTAATGAAATAGCACTAATAGTGCTAGCAATTGAGACCTTGATAGCTCGTTTAGTAGTCGTTTTTAATACAGTATAAACTGTAGTGAGTACTACAAATAAAAATAAAATGATGGATATATCCATATATATATTCATTAGAATTCCTCCTTTTGTTGAACCTCTAAAGAATAGATATATTATACGGAACAGTTAGAGGCTTGTATAGGAGTTTAGAAAATGTTACATTTTTCACAACTTTTTACCTACTCAGAGAAGTTTCCTAATCTAGGTATGATCCAACCGTTCTACTATTTCAATATGTATATCAATTAACTGTAATTTCTCTTCATCAGATATAGCACCTTGTCCGATTCTTTTCACTGCCCAAAAGAATTTGATATGAGGGTCTTTCCTAACACGAGGATGGGCATTTTCATCTTTTAAATCCCGTTCTATAGCTTCAAGCAATATCTCCTTCTCATCACCTTCCAAAGCTTTAAGTTCCCGGTTTGTCCACAAAGAGCGATAAGCAGCTAGCAATTTATTATAATCCAATATGATTCCCCCCAAGATTTTAATCATTATTAAAAATATAGCAGTTCTTAGCAAAAAGAGGAACGCCTATTTAGCGTCCCCCTTCATATTAAGGTGCCTTTTTCATTAATTTTTCTTCCTGTTTCAAGCCTTCTTCGGTTTCATCTTCTAACGGTAGTGGGTGTTCCTTCGATAAGAACCAACCACCTACGGCTATACCGACCAATACGATCCAGAAGGAAATTTTCCAGGCTGGCAATTTTGGAAAGCCTTTATATAATATCCCTAATGCTGGATGTGCCAGAGTATAAACAGCTAATTTAACCCCTACCCAACCAACAATCAGAAAGGCTGCAGTTTCAAGACCTGGTTTACGCTTAAGTAATTTCACAAAGTACGTAGCTGCAAACCTCATGATGATTAGTCCAATAATCCCACCTGCCAGAATGACAAGAAACTGACCTCCATCCATTCCTCCAATTGGTGGAAGGTTGGTTGTAGGTAGTGTTACGGCTAATGCAACTGCCGCCAAGATTGAATCCACTGCGAATGCAATGTCAGCCAGTTCGACTTTTAAGACTGTCACCCAAAAGCCTGAACCCTTAGCACCCTTAAGATCTGCATGTTCATCTTTCCTGAGGACAAACTTTTTAACTAAATGGTTCGTTGCAATGAAAATTAGGTATAGTGCTCCTAATGCTTGCACTTGCCATACGTCTACTAAGAACGAGATAGCAAATAATGATGCAAAACGGAATACGAAAGCCCCTGCTAATCCATAAAACAACGCTTTCTTCCGTTGTTCGTCAGGTAAATGCTTAACCATTATTGCCATTACTAACGCATTGTCTGCGGCGAGTATACCTTCTAGTGCTATTAGGACAAGAAGAACCCAGCCGTATTCAAAAATAAGACCGTAATCCATAGTGAATTGTCCCTCCTTAGACTGTCCTTAGTATTAGCTAATTAGAAAATAAAATAACCTTTATCGGTAGGATAAAGGCTTAAAAATTATATTGTATTTAAGGTCGTTTTTACCACTTATAAATCCAAAAAGACTCTTTTTTAAGCCAGCCCATAAGATCAGAATCAGCTGAATTTAGGTTGTCTTTTAAGCGTGATAACAATCCCTCTGTTTGAGAGCGGTGTGCCTCCATGGCTGCAATTTTGGTATCCAACACATCACTTACATCAATGACAACATCAGGTTGACCTAACACTTCAAAGACATCCTTTGTGATTGCTTTACAATACACAGTTGGTCTCTTATCAGCAGGTATTCTTGACAATGCATCAATCACAGCTGCTCCAGTTGCATCATGGTCAGGATGCACACCATGTCCTGGATAAAAAGTAATAACTAAAGATGGATTTATTTCATTGATTATTTCCTCAACTGTAGAACTTAATTTACCTTCTTCTTCAAATTCTAATGTCTTATCTCGAAAACCAAGCATTCGAAGATCCTGGATCCCCATAACTTTACAAGCATCTTCAAGCTCTTTTTTTCGTATCCCTGGTAGTGTTTCACGATTCGCAAAAAAAGGTTTACCCATGTTTCTTCCCATTTCACCTAAAGTCGCACAGGCATAGGTTACTGGCACTCCTGCATTTGTTTGTTTAGTAATAAAACCTGCTGTCCCGAAGGCTTCATCATCAGGATGTGGAAAAACAATTAAGATGTGACGTTCCATCAAAAACACCTCCCTCTCATTAAAACGGATTTGGACTTAACTGTAATGACACAGTAAGTCTGCCTTCACTATCATGTCCGGTTAATAGTAATCTTCCTTTATCATCAAACTCCCAATCAGTTACACCTTCAGCATAGATCCAACCAAGATCCATTTTAAGTCCAACTCGATATGGGCTGTTTCCAGTAATTTTACTGTGGTTATAAACAACTTTAGCGTTTCGTATGTATGCACCAACAGCTACTTGAGATTCATCATTGTGCGCAGCATAGGCACCCTTTGTCGTTTCAAGGTGAATGTATAACTCCTGACCAACTAAGCGGTTTAATGTTGCTTGTACTTCGTTAACATCAATTGCTTTCAAAGCCATTCCCCCATTCTATTGTTTTATTTTACATTCTTTTTTGAAGAAGTTCCATAAATACGATTTACATAAGAATTTGATAAAATTGAGTGGCTAAAAGAACCGAATGGTGCACTTGGATGGTAAATACTTGAATTGAACTACCTCATAGGAGCTTTATGAAGCACTTGATTGGAAAAAACTTGATTTAAACTACCTCATAGGAGCCGAATGGTGCACTTGATTGGAAAAAACTTGATTTGAACTACCTCATAGGAGCCGAATGGTGTACTTGATTGGCAAAAACTTGATTTGAACTACCTCATAGGAGCCGAATGGTGCACTCGATTGGAAAAAACTTGATTTGAACTAACTCATAGGAGCCGAATGGTTCATTTGATTGGAAAAAACTTGATTTGAACTACCTCATAGGAGCCGAATGGTGCACTTGATTGGAAAAACTTGAATTAGACGCACCAAAAGGAACCGAATGGTACACTTCATTGGAAAAAACAACAATACATACAAAAATTTGGTATAGATTTCCTTTAACAAGGAAAAAGTATAGGTAATGTTTGTATATACGGAGGGCAAAAACAAGTGGACTTAAAAGAAAATATGGAATTTGATATTACGAAAAAATTTGTACCTAATTTTTGTAAGGCTAAAACTTTAAAGATTCTCAATGTTAATCAGTCAACAGTCTGTATTGAGATGGAAGAAGCGAGAAGTAGAGGCGTTTTCCCTCTTCAACAATTTCATTCCCTCATTAATAACGGTGCACTTATTTACAACAAAAATATATTAAATGATAATCATGAAGATACTGCATGATACATTAACAATCAGTGGGAATACCTGCTGATTGTTTTTTATGTTACTTTTGGCAATTTGGACAGAAAAACGTTTTTCGCGAAGATATCATTTCTTTCTTAATTTGTTCTTTACATCTAGGGCACGGTTCACCTTTACGGTCATATACCATGCAGTTGTCATTATACCCACCTGTTAACAAATCAGATTCAAACAGCTTCATCTCCATATATCCACCTAATCGTATGGCTTCTTTTAGCACACTTTGAATTGAGGTATACAATAACTTAACGTCCTCGCCTTCAAGTTCATTAAATTTCCTTGTTGGTAATATCTTTGCATGAAAGCAAATCTCATCAGAATAACAATTTCCAATACCTTCTATGAACTGTTGGTTTACTAGGGTTGTCTTAAGCATCCCTTTTCTTGATAAAGCTAGTTCTTCAAAACGCTGAAAAGTAAATTGCTCACTTAAAGGGTCCGGACCAAGATCAGCAAGCTCAGCACCGAGTTCAGTTTGGTTATATAAATGTAGATACCCCAGGCGTAAGCCTATAAAATATAAACGATTATGTTCAAAAATTAGTTCAATTTGCTTTGTTCTATCTGGACTGTCTTGTTCGTTACCTATATACATTAGCCCACCTAACATTAAGTGAAGTAATAAATACTTCCCATTATCTAAATGAAAAATGAGTTGTTTGGCAGCCCTCTCAATTTCAATTATTCTTGCTCCAGTCACCTCACTCTTAAATTGAGGAACAGGAACATTAATTGATTTTTCTCGATTGATTAATACTTCTTTAATTACCTTTCCTCTTAACTTTTGATTCAACAAATTCTTGTAGGTTTCCATTTCAGGTAATTCAGGCATTCTATCCCTCTTTTCTTACATAAAATTATTCTTAGCATAATCTTATTTCCTAGTATCATGTATTGTTTTCATAATTCTTCCTAAAAGAGGCAATATTATTACTAAATTGATAAGGAGGAGTGTTTCAAATGTCAGAAACAACCTTACATTTAAAAGGAATGACCTGTAAAAAGTGTGTAGAAGCTATCGAAAATTCTTTATTAGGGATAAATGGCGTTGAAAGAGCACTAGTTGACTTAAATGAAGAAACAGCAGTTGTCCAATATGATCAAAACCAAGTGAATGAGCAGCAACTAAAAGAAGCTGTCCAAAACACAGGATATCAATTGGGGTAATTAACAGAAGGCTGCCCCTGATTATCTAAGGACAGCCTTTTGAATTATGAATCTAATGAGATTGCTTTATTCGCAAGTTTTATATCGTTTGTTAATAACTTTGTTAAATCATAAGAAGGATAATAATCTCGTTCATACATGTAGTTATACACAGCTGCGTGTAGTTTAATAGCTACTTGAAGCTGATTCGTTAAGACATCCCTAAGTATAGGAGTGGCTGTTTCCGTAATGGCTATGGCATAATTTCTAACTGCATTTTTAGCAAAAGCTAATAAGTCTCCCGAATAGAAAGCTTTATCATAGGCTCTCCAATCATCAAGGTCCTCACGTGCGTTAGGGGCCATAGGGTAAAATTTTAATAATTCCTTTAAATTTTGTTCAAGTTGTGCAATAGTTGTGATATACAATTTTTGGAGAGTAGGACATTCTACCTCATTTACAAATTTCTTTAATTTCATTAACCCTACTGATTGATAAACAACTAATTCGTGTAATTCTAATGTTTCATGCCAAGCTAAATGATTTTGATCCATCTTGCGCCTCCTAGATTTTATTCAACATACATTATTCATCATAGAAGCTATGGGTTAATGACTAAGCAAAAAAAGGGCTTAAACATTTTATACTTATTAAAAAAGGATGAGCAAAGATGCAAATGGAATCAATGGAAGATCTAAAAGTAAAGCTTGTAGAAATTGATAGATGGGAAAAGCAGCAAAAGGATCTTTGGTTTTGGGAAAAATTAAGTAGACTTCCCTTTAAGATTATAGATAAAGTGACACCAAAATTTATCCATGACAAACTTGGGACAGCCATAGACGAATTAGGAAACTACATTCAAACCGGTGGTCAGTATTTAGTAAACCAAGACCAATTCCTAAAACGGTTCGATAAGAAAACACCTCAACAATTGCTAACGCTTCAAGATGTTCAGTCACTTCCACTTAACGTTATGGATAGCGTAGCAAGAGAGATTGGTGAATCCAGGACAACGATTGCTGGAATCCAAGGAGCAACAACCGGTATCGGTGGAATCTTTACATTGGCCATTGATATCCCGGTATTATTAGGACTTTCATTAAAAACACTTCAAGAAATTGCAATGTGTTATGGATATGACCCAGATGACAAGCAAGAGCGAATCTTCATTGTTAAATGCCTCCAGTTTGCATCGTCAGATATTGTTGGAAAGCAAACCATTTTAGAAGATTTAGAAACTTTTGCACAAGGAAATAATCATGCCCACGTTTTCTCAGAGATTCAAGGATGGCGAGAAGTAGTAACAACCTACCGAGATAACTTTGGC
This window contains:
- a CDS encoding spore coat protein, encoding MDQNHLAWHETLELHELVVYQSVGLMKLKKFVNEVECPTLQKLYITTIAQLEQNLKELLKFYPMAPNAREDLDDWRAYDKAFYSGDLLAFAKNAVRNYAIAITETATPILRDVLTNQLQVAIKLHAAVYNYMYERDYYPSYDLTKLLTNDIKLANKAISLDS
- the mutM gene encoding DNA-formamidopyrimidine glycosylase, which produces MPELPEMETYKNLLNQKLRGKVIKEVLINREKSINVPVPQFKSEVTGARIIEIERAAKQLIFHLDNGKYLLLHLMLGGLMYIGNEQDSPDRTKQIELIFEHNRLYFIGLRLGYLHLYNQTELGAELADLGPDPLSEQFTFQRFEELALSRKGMLKTTLVNQQFIEGIGNCYSDEICFHAKILPTRKFNELEGEDVKLLYTSIQSVLKEAIRLGGYMEMKLFESDLLTGGYNDNCMVYDRKGEPCPRCKEQIKKEMISSRKTFFCPNCQK
- a CDS encoding EcsC family protein, translated to MQMESMEDLKVKLVEIDRWEKQQKDLWFWEKLSRLPFKIIDKVTPKFIHDKLGTAIDELGNYIQTGGQYLVNQDQFLKRFDKKTPQQLLTLQDVQSLPLNVMDSVAREIGESRTTIAGIQGATTGIGGIFTLAIDIPVLLGLSLKTLQEIAMCYGYDPDDKQERIFIVKCLQFASSDIVGKQTILEDLETFAQGNNHAHVFSEIQGWREVVTTYRDNFGWKKLFQLVPIAGIIFGALINKSMIQDIAEVGMMLYRKRKIQERLAGQPIT
- a CDS encoding heavy-metal-associated domain-containing protein, coding for MSETTLHLKGMTCKKCVEAIENSLLGINGVERALVDLNEETAVVQYDQNQVNEQQLKEAVQNTGYQLG